One Pieris napi chromosome Z, ilPieNapi1.2, whole genome shotgun sequence DNA window includes the following coding sequences:
- the LOC125062679 gene encoding uncharacterized protein LOC125062679, whose product MTQICILILSMCIYYASADDKHINLTSPKDMYVVRATVYQVGILTNKTKDSDLNKTGQQEAITFYQNKGTGINLNNIPAPLVTNVTAENIVGVAPANAPFPLNMSLLGNATTLQRLPREVVIPANITKASLFIPAAAGVQSISLPPLLSFNNNISKIPVPLPNVSVVSYTKASTLVKKP is encoded by the exons atgactCAAATATGT ATACTGATCCTGTCaatgtgtatatattatgCGTCAGCCGACGACAAACACATCAATTTGACATCACCTAAggatat GTATGTAGTTCGAGCTACTGTTTATCAAGTAGGAATTTTAactaacaaaacaaaagattcGGACTTGAATAAGAC TGGTCAGCAAGAAGCGATAACATTCTATCAGAACAAAGGTACTGGAATAAATCTGAATAATATACCTGCTCCTCTGGTGACTAACGTGACTGCTGAGAATATAGTTGGAGTTGCTCCAGCCAATGCTCCGTTTCCACTTAATATGAGCCTATTAG GCAATGCTACAACTCTACAAAGACTACCCCGGGAAGTGGTTATACCAGCCAACATCACGAAGGCTTCACTCTTCATTCCAGCTGCTGCCGGGGTCCAGTCCATCTCTCTTCCACCACTTCTAtccttcaataataatatttccaaAATACCTGTACCTCTCCCCAATGTATCTGTTGTGAGCTACACAAAAGCCAGTACTCTTGTTAAAAAACCTTAG